The following proteins are co-located in the Streptomyces sp. NBC_01198 genome:
- a CDS encoding AraC family transcriptional regulator has protein sequence MDVLSDVIGVLRTGRPRSAPVLHHAPWALEFAPAAGSAAFHVVLRGTCVLRPTASRQSVDLGPGDVVFVPRGTGHVLADSPGTPVTGPPCEPGAARLPGPRPPAGDGPAALLLCGSYPLDPQRTHPLLAELPDLLRLRAAPARHPEPAATVRLLAGELERPRLGSDAIVPSLLDTLLLYVLRAWYDDAPLRDCGATTGWAAALNDAPLMAGLAAMHRNPAGPWTVERLAREAGLSRAAFARRFAALTGRPPLGYLTWWRMTLAARLLATSALPLSSVAAQVGYTSEFAFAHAFKRWCGMAPGRYRRVHAAGSGCQGGHELTVCEQ, from the coding sequence GTGGACGTACTCAGCGACGTGATCGGGGTGCTGCGGACCGGCCGTCCCCGGTCGGCGCCGGTCCTTCATCACGCGCCCTGGGCACTGGAGTTCGCGCCGGCCGCCGGCTCGGCCGCCTTCCACGTGGTGCTGCGCGGCACGTGCGTGCTGCGGCCCACCGCCAGCCGGCAGTCCGTCGACCTCGGCCCGGGTGACGTGGTGTTCGTGCCGCGCGGCACCGGTCACGTGCTGGCCGACAGCCCCGGCACCCCCGTCACGGGTCCGCCCTGCGAGCCCGGCGCCGCCCGACTCCCCGGGCCGCGCCCGCCGGCCGGCGACGGCCCCGCGGCACTGCTGCTGTGCGGCAGTTATCCGCTCGATCCGCAGCGCACCCACCCGCTGCTCGCGGAACTGCCCGACCTGCTGCGGCTGCGCGCCGCACCGGCCAGGCACCCGGAACCGGCCGCTACCGTACGCCTGCTGGCCGGCGAGCTGGAGCGGCCGCGACTGGGCAGCGACGCGATCGTGCCGTCGCTGCTCGACACGCTGCTGCTGTACGTGCTGCGGGCCTGGTACGACGACGCGCCACTGCGGGACTGCGGCGCCACGACCGGATGGGCGGCCGCGCTCAACGACGCGCCGCTGATGGCCGGTCTGGCGGCGATGCACCGGAATCCCGCCGGGCCGTGGACCGTTGAGCGGCTGGCGCGCGAAGCCGGACTGTCACGGGCCGCGTTCGCCCGGCGGTTCGCGGCGCTGACCGGCCGGCCGCCGCTGGGCTACCTGACGTGGTGGCGGATGACGCTGGCGGCCAGGCTGCTCGCGACCTCCGCGCTGCCGCTGTCCTCGGTCGCCGCACAGGTCGGCTACACCTCCGAATTCGCCTTCGCCCACGCCTTCAAGCGGTGGTGCGGCATGGCGCCCGGCCGCTACCGGCGGGTGCACGCGGCAGGCAGTGGATGCCAGGGAGGTCATGAACTGACAGTATGTGAGCAGTAG
- a CDS encoding cellulose binding domain-containing protein: MRGLAHPHRSHRPPRRLLAALATAVAAVLVYVLTMLPAPAATPHAAQADVVGNATHFDGLGQPYGGCGMPQSQLDSPDFVALNVFNTPGDYGSHPRPVPAAQSSIVGAWDNGHNCGRWVRVTIGDYCTGTNDGAAGQPFCRNGGWTQDSYNGATLTMLVADSCADTNAWCRDDPNHLDLDTASLGHFTQNGTAVTGLADHWNNRHVSWSYVPAPGYTGDIKIGFLQGAQRYWGAVSVSHLPNGVHGVEFYSGGAWHEAQMNSDMGQSFILDPTTDGGTDFRIRVRDVDDSYVFGGRTYDFSLPAACSGTCSQPYTGVDYTTGGGSTTPTTTPATTPPTTPPTSPTSTPPTSSGAGGCAAAVHVSNSWPGGYQADVTVRNTGTRQTTGWAVRLALPQGVTIGSVWNAAADASAPATTLRNVAYNGTLAPSASTSWGMTLSGTDQSLGTPSCTASG; the protein is encoded by the coding sequence ATGCGCGGACTCGCGCACCCCCACCGCTCGCACCGACCGCCCCGCAGACTGCTCGCGGCACTCGCCACCGCGGTGGCCGCGGTGCTGGTCTACGTGCTGACGATGCTGCCCGCCCCCGCGGCGACCCCGCACGCGGCCCAGGCCGACGTCGTCGGCAACGCCACCCACTTCGACGGCCTCGGCCAGCCCTACGGCGGCTGCGGCATGCCGCAGTCCCAGCTGGACTCGCCGGACTTCGTCGCGCTCAACGTCTTCAACACACCGGGCGACTACGGGAGTCACCCGCGTCCGGTGCCAGCCGCCCAGAGCTCGATCGTGGGCGCCTGGGACAACGGCCACAACTGCGGGCGCTGGGTGCGGGTCACCATCGGCGACTACTGCACCGGCACCAACGACGGGGCCGCCGGCCAGCCCTTCTGCCGCAACGGCGGATGGACCCAGGACTCCTACAACGGAGCCACCCTCACCATGCTGGTCGCCGACAGCTGCGCGGACACCAACGCCTGGTGCCGGGACGACCCGAACCACCTGGACCTCGACACCGCCTCGCTCGGCCACTTCACGCAGAACGGCACGGCGGTCACCGGGCTCGCGGACCACTGGAACAACCGCCATGTGTCCTGGAGTTACGTCCCGGCGCCCGGCTACACCGGCGACATCAAGATCGGCTTCCTGCAGGGCGCCCAGCGCTACTGGGGCGCGGTCTCGGTCTCGCATCTGCCCAACGGCGTGCACGGTGTGGAGTTCTACTCCGGCGGCGCCTGGCACGAGGCGCAGATGAACAGCGACATGGGCCAGTCGTTCATCCTCGACCCGACGACCGACGGCGGCACCGACTTCCGCATCCGGGTGCGGGACGTCGACGACAGCTACGTCTTCGGCGGCCGCACGTACGACTTCTCGCTGCCGGCCGCGTGCTCTGGCACCTGCTCGCAGCCGTACACCGGCGTCGACTACACGACCGGGGGCGGCAGCACGACCCCGACCACCACACCTGCGACGACCCCTCCCACCACGCCCCCGACTTCCCCGACCAGCACCCCGCCGACCTCGTCCGGCGCGGGCGGCTGCGCCGCGGCCGTGCACGTCAGCAACTCCTGGCCGGGCGGCTACCAGGCCGACGTGACGGTGCGCAACACCGGCACCCGGCAGACCACCGGCTGGGCGGTCAGGCTGGCTCTGCCGCAGGGCGTCACGATCGGCAGCGTCTGGAACGCCGCGGCCGATGCGTCGGCGCCCGCCACCACGCTGCGCAACGTCGCCTACAACGGCACCCTCGCCCCGTCAGCCAGCACCTCCTGGGGCATGACGCTCAGCGGCACGGACCAGAGTCTCGGCACCCCCAGCTGTACGGCGTCCGGGTGA
- a CDS encoding methyltransferase, whose amino-acid sequence MTQPAAAPPAAPAPPPHAPDQSVMRLRELVFGAACAAAVRAAARLGVADALDDQPATAEELAAAVRAEPRPLNRLLRALTCYGVFAEQSDGRFVHTDMSRMLREDAPDSLRNIALWCTEPWTWEAWPRLDDAVRTGQDVFADLHGKRFFDYLHDDAPESAAVFDKAMTRSSMQSARDVVDSLDVTGVATVADIGGGQGHVLAGLLEKHPALRGTLLDLPKVVANADKRLRAGGALADRATLLPGDCRREIPVDADLYIIKNILEWDDDSTRRTLRNVVAAARPGARVLVIENLVDDSVSMRFTTAMDLLLLLNVGGQKHTRESLVTRMTEAGLAVGEVRPVNPYLHSFESTVRGA is encoded by the coding sequence ATGACCCAACCTGCCGCGGCGCCCCCGGCCGCGCCCGCCCCGCCGCCGCACGCGCCCGACCAGTCGGTGATGCGGCTGCGCGAGCTGGTGTTCGGCGCCGCCTGCGCCGCCGCGGTCCGTGCCGCGGCCCGGCTCGGCGTTGCCGACGCGCTCGACGACCAGCCGGCCACTGCCGAGGAGCTGGCCGCCGCGGTGCGGGCGGAGCCCCGGCCGCTGAACCGGCTGCTGCGCGCGCTGACCTGCTACGGCGTTTTCGCCGAGCAGTCCGACGGGCGCTTCGTGCACACCGACATGTCCCGGATGCTGCGCGAGGACGCCCCCGACTCGCTGCGCAACATCGCCCTGTGGTGCACCGAGCCGTGGACCTGGGAGGCCTGGCCGCGGCTCGACGACGCGGTGCGCACCGGTCAGGACGTCTTCGCCGACCTGCACGGCAAGCGGTTCTTCGACTACCTGCACGACGACGCGCCCGAGTCGGCCGCGGTCTTCGACAAGGCGATGACCCGCTCCAGCATGCAGTCCGCCCGCGACGTGGTGGACAGCCTCGACGTGACCGGTGTCGCCACCGTCGCCGACATCGGCGGCGGCCAGGGCCACGTGCTGGCCGGCCTGCTGGAGAAGCACCCGGCGCTGCGCGGCACCCTCCTCGACCTGCCCAAGGTCGTCGCGAACGCCGACAAGCGGCTGCGGGCCGGCGGTGCGCTGGCCGACCGGGCGACCCTGCTGCCGGGCGACTGCCGCCGGGAGATCCCGGTCGACGCGGATCTCTACATCATCAAGAACATCCTCGAATGGGACGACGACTCCACCCGCAGGACGCTGCGCAACGTCGTCGCCGCGGCCCGCCCCGGCGCCCGGGTGCTGGTCATCGAGAACCTGGTGGACGACAGCGTCTCCATGCGGTTCACCACCGCCATGGACCTGCTGCTGCTGCTCAACGTCGGCGGGCAGAAGCACACCAGGGAGAGCCTGGTCACCCGGATGACCGAGGCCGGCCTCGCGGTCGGCGAGGTGCGGCCGGTCAACCCGTATCTGCACTCCTTCGAGAGCACCGTCCGCGGCGCCTGA
- a CDS encoding TetR/AcrR family transcriptional regulator — protein sequence MGRWEPNARGRLEQAALDLYVEHGFAQTTVTEIAARAGLTERTFFRHFADKREVLFSGSAALQEVLVDAVAGAPDTAAPIDAVAAGLDAVGDLFADRRPFSVRRQSVIAANPELLERELIKLATLAAATADALRRRGVAEPAASLAAEAGIAVFRIAFERWIEGSAGDSLTQLMRTSLANLKAVTSGA from the coding sequence ATGGGTCGATGGGAGCCGAACGCGCGGGGCCGCCTCGAACAGGCCGCCCTTGATCTCTACGTCGAGCACGGCTTCGCGCAGACCACGGTCACCGAGATCGCCGCCCGGGCCGGCCTGACCGAGCGGACGTTCTTCCGGCACTTCGCCGACAAGCGGGAAGTGCTCTTCTCCGGCTCGGCCGCACTGCAGGAGGTCCTGGTCGACGCCGTGGCCGGCGCCCCCGACACCGCGGCGCCGATCGACGCGGTCGCGGCCGGCCTCGACGCGGTCGGCGACCTCTTCGCCGACCGGCGGCCGTTCTCGGTGCGGCGCCAGTCCGTGATCGCCGCGAACCCCGAACTGCTGGAGCGCGAGCTCATCAAGCTCGCCACTCTCGCCGCCGCGACCGCCGACGCCCTGCGCCGGCGGGGCGTGGCCGAGCCGGCCGCGAGCCTGGCGGCCGAGGCCGGAATCGCGGTCTTCAGGATCGCGTTCGAGCGCTGGATCGAGGGCTCCGCGGGCGACAGCCTGACGCAGCTGATGCGCACATCGCTCGCCAACCTCAAAGCCGTCACGTCGGGGGCCTGA
- a CDS encoding class F sortase, which yields MSQQYPPPPPGAAAAAPGARPRVLRWAVASVALGALMIYNSVDSSGTALPGPPPSAAAPPSAPASGPGAAVGIAPGTAPAAVKPTPTATTVPGLPHSNPTRLTIKNIAVNAPFTPLHLDAAGNLNAPPAGNTNLVGWYAEGPTPGERGPAIVAGHVDTKTGPAVFLLLRLLRPGATADITRADGTVATFTVDSVEMFSKGKFPDQRVYGPTPDPQLRIITCGGSYDRSKRDYTDNVVVFAHLTSSRRT from the coding sequence ATGTCCCAGCAGTACCCGCCGCCTCCCCCCGGCGCGGCGGCCGCCGCACCCGGCGCACGCCCGCGCGTGCTGCGCTGGGCGGTCGCCTCGGTGGCCCTCGGCGCCCTGATGATCTACAACTCGGTCGACTCCTCGGGTACGGCCCTGCCCGGCCCGCCGCCGTCCGCGGCGGCGCCGCCCAGCGCCCCGGCCAGTGGCCCCGGTGCGGCCGTGGGCATCGCCCCCGGCACCGCTCCGGCGGCCGTCAAGCCGACCCCCACGGCCACCACCGTGCCGGGCCTGCCGCACTCCAACCCCACCCGGCTGACCATCAAGAACATCGCGGTGAACGCGCCCTTCACCCCGTTGCACCTGGACGCCGCCGGCAATCTCAACGCGCCGCCCGCGGGCAACACCAACCTCGTCGGGTGGTACGCCGAGGGTCCGACGCCCGGCGAGCGCGGTCCGGCGATCGTGGCCGGGCACGTCGACACCAAGACCGGACCGGCCGTCTTCCTGCTGCTGCGGCTGCTGCGGCCGGGCGCGACCGCGGACATCACCCGGGCGGACGGCACGGTGGCCACCTTCACCGTCGACTCGGTGGAGATGTTCTCCAAGGGCAAATTCCCCGACCAGCGGGTCTACGGACCCACACCCGACCCGCAGTTGCGGATCATCACCTGCGGGGGCAGCTACGACCGCTCCAAGCGCGACTACACCGACAACGTGGTGGTCTTCGCGCATCTGACGTCCTCGCGGCGCACCTGA
- a CDS encoding coagulation factor 5/8 type domain-containing protein, giving the protein MSSFRAAGSELPDQETQDAAADSALSRRSFIATAALASAVPLGAAATPAAARGGQGRPHAPAEPDFGPHVQVFDPTTPTADIQAALDAAAQQQVTSEFGTGRFAFLFKPGAYDVDAQLGYYTSVAGLGLSPDDVTVNGAVRVEGQPQPGGGDSALTNFWRSAENLSVNPTDGIAWWAVSQAAPLRRVHIRGRLFLFPRQGGFSSGGFIADSVVDGQVVNASQQQWLTRDSAVAGWSNGVWNQVFSGVTGAPAQSFPDPPYTTLPATPVSREKPFLYVDATGRYRVFLPAVRHDSAGATWSAGHTPGSSIPIEQFFIAQPSDSVRTINKALAQGKHLLLTPGIYRLTGTIKVKWAGTVVLGLGFATLTPVGGAVAMRVDDVRGVRIAGLLFDAGETESRSLLEIGTGHGRRSDPLDPTSVQDVFFRIGGAGPGRTGTALVVNSDHVLLDHVWAWRADHGSGVGWTVNTAESGVVVNGDHVLATGLFVEHFQKYNVVWNGDHGRTIMFQNELPYDPPNQAAYRHHGVDGYPAYKVGDPVRHHEAWGLGSYCFFNVDPTIHVSHSFEAPVRKDVRFHDLLTVSLNGAGVIDHVINDHGDAAQGTDTVPVDVVSYPAG; this is encoded by the coding sequence ATGTCGTCGTTCAGGGCCGCAGGCAGTGAACTCCCGGACCAGGAAACGCAGGACGCTGCCGCGGACAGCGCGCTGAGCCGGCGTTCGTTCATCGCCACGGCCGCCCTGGCGTCAGCCGTGCCGCTCGGCGCGGCAGCGACACCCGCCGCCGCGCGCGGCGGCCAGGGGCGCCCGCACGCCCCGGCGGAGCCGGACTTCGGTCCGCACGTCCAGGTCTTCGACCCCACGACCCCGACCGCCGACATCCAGGCCGCGCTGGACGCCGCCGCCCAGCAGCAGGTCACCAGCGAATTCGGTACCGGACGCTTCGCGTTCCTGTTCAAGCCCGGCGCGTACGACGTGGACGCGCAACTGGGCTACTACACCTCGGTCGCCGGCCTCGGCCTGTCCCCAGACGACGTGACCGTCAACGGCGCCGTCCGCGTCGAGGGGCAGCCGCAGCCCGGCGGCGGAGACAGCGCGCTGACCAACTTCTGGCGCTCGGCGGAGAATCTGTCCGTCAACCCGACCGACGGCATCGCCTGGTGGGCGGTGTCCCAGGCCGCGCCCCTGCGCCGGGTGCACATCCGCGGCCGGCTCTTCCTCTTCCCCCGCCAGGGGGGCTTCTCCAGCGGCGGCTTCATCGCCGACTCGGTGGTCGACGGCCAGGTCGTCAACGCCTCGCAGCAGCAGTGGCTGACCCGCGACAGCGCGGTGGCCGGCTGGTCCAACGGGGTGTGGAACCAGGTCTTCTCGGGGGTCACCGGCGCCCCCGCGCAGTCCTTCCCCGACCCGCCCTACACCACGCTGCCGGCCACCCCGGTCAGCCGCGAGAAGCCCTTCCTGTACGTGGACGCGACCGGCCGCTACCGGGTGTTCCTGCCCGCAGTGCGGCACGACTCGGCGGGCGCGACCTGGAGTGCGGGACACACCCCGGGCAGTTCGATCCCGATCGAGCAGTTCTTCATCGCCCAGCCGTCCGACTCGGTGCGGACCATCAACAAGGCGCTGGCACAGGGCAAGCACCTGCTGCTGACCCCCGGCATCTACAGGCTGACCGGCACCATCAAGGTCAAGTGGGCCGGAACGGTGGTGCTGGGCCTGGGATTCGCGACCCTCACCCCGGTGGGCGGCGCGGTCGCGATGCGGGTGGACGACGTGCGCGGGGTGCGGATCGCGGGCCTGCTGTTCGACGCGGGCGAGACGGAGTCGCGGTCGCTGCTGGAGATCGGCACCGGCCACGGGCGGCGCAGCGACCCGCTGGACCCGACATCGGTCCAGGACGTCTTCTTCCGTATCGGCGGCGCGGGCCCCGGCCGTACCGGCACCGCGCTGGTGGTCAACAGCGACCACGTGCTGCTCGACCACGTCTGGGCCTGGCGCGCCGACCACGGCAGCGGGGTGGGCTGGACGGTGAACACCGCTGAGTCCGGTGTCGTCGTCAACGGTGACCACGTGCTGGCCACCGGCCTGTTCGTGGAGCACTTCCAGAAGTACAACGTCGTGTGGAACGGCGACCACGGCCGGACGATCATGTTCCAGAACGAGCTGCCGTACGACCCGCCGAACCAGGCCGCCTACCGCCACCACGGCGTCGACGGCTACCCGGCCTACAAGGTCGGCGACCCGGTGCGCCATCACGAGGCCTGGGGCCTGGGCAGCTACTGCTTCTTCAACGTCGATCCGACGATCCACGTGTCGCACAGCTTCGAGGCGCCGGTGCGGAAGGACGTGCGCTTCCACGACCTGCTGACGGTGTCGCTGAATGGCGCAGGCGTGATCGACCATGTGATCAACGACCACGGTGACGCGGCGCAGGGCACTGACACCGTGCCGGTGGACGTGGTGAGCTACCCGGCCGGCTGA
- a CDS encoding SDR family oxidoreductase translates to MRVFVTGASGWIGSAVVPELIAAGHQVVGLARSDAAAEAVGAAGAEVRRGTLADLDVLRSAADASDGVIHLAFQHDLAFSGHFEAAAEANRLAVEAFGEVLAGSDRPLSLASGTLGLAPGRVAVEGDGLGPNAPGAGGGLGIRHETARATIALASRGVRSSVVGLAPTIHGEGDQGFMATLVAIARDKGVAGYIGDGSQRWPATHRLDAARLFRLALEKAPAGSALHGVAEEGVPLRTVAEAIGRHLGVPVASVDPQDAAEHFTWLAGFLSADSPASSVHTRELLGWHPTHPGLVEDLDKGHYFA, encoded by the coding sequence ATGCGTGTTTTCGTCACCGGCGCGTCCGGCTGGATCGGCTCAGCCGTCGTCCCCGAACTCATCGCCGCCGGCCATCAGGTCGTCGGGCTCGCCCGCTCCGACGCCGCGGCCGAGGCCGTCGGTGCCGCCGGGGCCGAGGTCCGGCGCGGCACTCTCGCCGACCTCGACGTGCTGCGGTCCGCGGCCGACGCCTCCGACGGCGTGATCCATCTCGCCTTCCAGCACGACCTCGCCTTCTCGGGCCACTTCGAGGCCGCCGCGGAGGCGAACCGGCTGGCCGTCGAGGCCTTCGGTGAGGTCCTGGCCGGATCCGACCGCCCGCTCTCCCTCGCCTCGGGCACCCTCGGGCTCGCGCCGGGCCGGGTGGCGGTCGAGGGCGACGGGCTCGGCCCGAACGCGCCGGGGGCAGGCGGCGGCCTGGGCATCCGGCACGAGACCGCGCGCGCCACCATCGCCCTCGCGTCCCGCGGGGTCCGCTCCTCCGTCGTGGGCCTCGCCCCGACCATCCACGGCGAGGGCGACCAGGGCTTCATGGCGACCCTGGTCGCGATCGCCCGCGACAAGGGCGTCGCCGGCTACATCGGCGACGGGTCCCAGCGCTGGCCCGCCACACACCGGCTGGACGCCGCACGGCTGTTCCGGCTTGCCCTGGAGAAGGCCCCCGCGGGGTCGGCCCTGCACGGGGTGGCGGAGGAAGGGGTGCCGCTCCGCACCGTCGCCGAGGCGATCGGCCGTCACCTCGGCGTCCCGGTCGCCTCCGTCGACCCGCAGGACGCGGCCGAGCACTTCACCTGGCTGGCCGGCTTCCTGTCGGCCGACAGCCCGGCGTCCAGCGTGCACACCCGCGAACTGCTGGGCTGGCACCCGACGCACCCCGGGCTCGTCGAGGACCTCGACAAGGGCCACTACTTCGCCTGA
- a CDS encoding SRPBCC family protein, whose translation MPTYSYTLTIDAPAPRVWQILTDVERWPDLTTSMTSVRGLDGPRPALGARFEVRQPKLRKAIWTVTQLDEGTSFTWEAREPGIVSRGAHLVEPDGEGTRLTLTIDQSGLLAWPVGLLAGSTIRRYVTLEAEGIKSRSEQSPAQP comes from the coding sequence GTGCCCACCTACTCGTACACACTGACCATCGACGCCCCGGCCCCGCGGGTCTGGCAGATACTCACCGACGTGGAGCGCTGGCCGGACCTGACCACGTCCATGACGTCCGTACGCGGCCTTGACGGCCCGCGCCCCGCCCTCGGCGCACGGTTCGAGGTGCGCCAGCCGAAACTCCGCAAGGCGATCTGGACCGTCACGCAGCTCGACGAGGGCACCTCCTTCACCTGGGAGGCGCGCGAGCCGGGCATCGTCTCGCGCGGCGCCCATCTGGTGGAGCCGGACGGCGAGGGCACCCGCCTCACCCTGACGATCGACCAGTCCGGCCTCCTGGCCTGGCCGGTCGGCCTGCTGGCGGGCAGCACCATCCGGCGGTACGTGACGCTGGAGGCCGAGGGCATCAAGTCCCGCAGCGAGCAGTCGCCCGCTCAGCCGTAA
- a CDS encoding DeoR/GlpR family DNA-binding transcription regulator, whose product MSRDARWSSLLDLLAEHGRLDVDEAADALRVSTATIRRDLDQLAEQQMLIRTHGGAVAHGVSYELPLRYRTARNAPQKQRIAAAVAAMVTAGEVVGLTGGTTTTEVARALALRGDLADGGGTGAAGRPPVLTVVTNALNIAGELVIRPQIKLVVTGGVARPQSYELTGPLAGGILAQITLDIAVLGIDAIDPAEGVYAHHEDEASTNRLLAERARRVVVATDSSKIGRRAFARICGTGSVHTLVTDSAAPAAAVAAFEEAGVQVITV is encoded by the coding sequence GTGTCCCGGGACGCCCGGTGGAGCTCGCTGCTCGACCTGCTGGCCGAGCACGGCCGCCTCGACGTCGACGAGGCCGCAGACGCGCTGCGGGTCTCCACCGCCACCATCCGCCGTGACCTCGACCAGCTCGCCGAGCAGCAGATGCTCATCAGGACCCACGGCGGTGCGGTGGCGCACGGCGTGTCCTACGAGCTGCCGCTGCGGTACAGGACCGCGCGCAATGCCCCGCAGAAGCAGCGGATCGCGGCGGCGGTGGCCGCGATGGTCACCGCCGGCGAGGTCGTCGGGCTGACCGGCGGCACGACGACGACCGAGGTCGCACGGGCTCTGGCGCTGCGCGGCGATCTCGCCGACGGCGGCGGCACCGGCGCGGCCGGCCGGCCGCCGGTGCTCACCGTGGTCACCAACGCGCTGAACATCGCGGGCGAGCTGGTGATCCGTCCGCAGATCAAGCTGGTGGTGACCGGCGGTGTCGCCCGCCCGCAGTCCTACGAGCTGACCGGTCCGCTGGCAGGCGGCATCCTGGCGCAGATCACGCTGGACATCGCGGTCCTCGGCATCGACGCGATCGACCCGGCCGAGGGCGTCTACGCCCACCACGAGGACGAGGCGAGCACCAACCGGCTGCTCGCGGAGCGCGCCAGGCGCGTGGTGGTCGCCACCGACTCCTCCAAGATCGGCCGCCGCGCCTTCGCCCGTATCTGCGGCACCGGTTCTGTCCACACGCTGGTGACCGACAGCGCCGCCCCGGCCGCGGCGGTGGCCGCCTTCGAGGAGGCCGGCGTCCAGGTGATCACCGTCTGA
- a CDS encoding right-handed parallel beta-helix repeat-containing protein produces the protein MTVAALGAGAVMAPAAHAQWGVQLVHEGESIQAAVDAAADGDTVLVMPGTYRESVQITRNVTLEGVGSGLVTLTAPAGQGAQDAPAAAPAAPAPAPAGSKPAAPAATPDGTAPAAAKTEATAKTETSTTVTGTTTQAACAAAGHGICVTGADGHPLTAVRIESLAVTGFRANGIDASGTDRMVVRRVMVKNNGQQGISQEKSTRAVLRDNEAVGNGQSGIFVANFVNAEGGALDTRGTLVSGNTLSGNRIGVTVRRARVMAVENNTVTGNCGGVFVVGDENNPKAGDLDIRQNKITDNNKFCASNGRLPAIQGTGVLLTGAEDTRITDNTITGNSGTSPMSGGVVLFPSEVGVANLRDQVSGNNLSGNHPADLADRDTKGSGNTFSANACSVSEPAGRC, from the coding sequence ATGACGGTCGCGGCGCTCGGAGCGGGGGCCGTCATGGCGCCCGCGGCTCACGCCCAGTGGGGCGTGCAGCTGGTGCACGAGGGGGAGTCGATCCAGGCGGCGGTCGACGCGGCCGCCGACGGCGACACCGTTCTGGTGATGCCGGGCACGTACCGGGAGAGCGTGCAGATCACCAGGAACGTGACGCTGGAAGGCGTCGGCTCCGGCCTGGTCACGCTCACCGCCCCGGCCGGCCAGGGCGCGCAGGACGCCCCGGCCGCCGCCCCCGCCGCTCCGGCGCCCGCCCCGGCGGGCAGCAAGCCCGCCGCCCCCGCCGCGACGCCGGACGGGACCGCGCCCGCCGCGGCGAAGACGGAGGCCACCGCGAAGACCGAGACCAGCACGACCGTCACCGGCACCACCACTCAGGCGGCCTGCGCGGCGGCCGGCCACGGCATCTGCGTCACCGGCGCCGACGGCCACCCGCTCACCGCGGTCCGTATCGAGTCGCTCGCCGTCACCGGCTTCCGCGCGAACGGCATCGACGCCTCCGGCACCGACCGCATGGTCGTCCGCCGGGTGATGGTGAAGAACAACGGCCAGCAGGGCATCAGCCAGGAGAAGTCCACCCGGGCGGTGCTGCGGGACAACGAGGCGGTCGGCAACGGCCAGTCCGGCATCTTCGTGGCCAATTTCGTCAACGCCGAGGGCGGCGCCCTCGACACCCGGGGCACGCTGGTCTCCGGCAACACCCTGTCGGGCAACCGCATCGGCGTGACCGTCCGCCGGGCCCGCGTGATGGCGGTGGAGAACAACACCGTCACCGGCAACTGCGGCGGCGTCTTCGTCGTCGGCGACGAGAACAACCCCAAGGCCGGCGACCTCGACATCCGGCAGAACAAGATCACCGACAACAACAAGTTCTGCGCCTCCAACGGCCGGCTGCCGGCCATCCAGGGCACCGGCGTGCTGCTCACCGGCGCCGAGGACACCCGGATCACCGACAACACCATCACCGGCAACTCCGGCACCTCCCCGATGTCCGGCGGAGTCGTGCTCTTCCCCAGCGAGGTCGGCGTCGCCAACCTGCGCGACCAGGTCAGCGGCAACAACCTGTCAGGCAACCACCCCGCCGACCTGGCCGACCGCGACACCAAGGGGTCGGGCAACACCTTCAGCGCGAACGCGTGCAGCGTCTCCGAGCCGGCCGGCCGGTGCTGA